In Silene latifolia isolate original U9 population chromosome X, ASM4854445v1, whole genome shotgun sequence, the following proteins share a genomic window:
- the LOC141617463 gene encoding uncharacterized protein LOC141617463: MSWNWKTICKIRDDFKSGYAAGTWLADKKGYTVCLGYDWIRHKEQKVGWTKLIWKSWALPKHKFLSWLILRNARNVKAKLFKHGICQDDICCLCSAGQETVEHVFQTCQYVSLVLAGVCDWLCIPNPTVNGIIWVGRRNWSLLKRNVCLAAVMAVYSTVWHQSNQARLEGIVLRPSIVIHQIQQCLKLRMIRCKIVTSVDANWMASIM; the protein is encoded by the coding sequence ATGAGCTGGAACTGGAAGACTATCTGCAAAATTAGAGATGATTTTAAGTCTGGATATGCTGCTGGTACATGGCTTGCTGATAAGAAGGGTTATACTGTTTGTTTAGGATATGATTGGATTCGCCATAAGGAACAAAAAGTTGGATGGACAAAGCTGATATGGAAGAGTTGGGCGCTGCCTAAACATAAATTCCTGTCATGGCTAATCCTCAGGAATGCACGGAATGTCAAAGCTAAATTGTTCAAGCATGGTATTTGCCAGGATGATATCTGCTGCCTGTGCAGTGCTGGTCAAGAGACAGTTGAGCATGTATTTCAAACCTGTCAGTATGTATCACTGGTACTGGCAGGGGTGTGTGATTGGCTCTGTATTCCTAACCCTACTGTGAATGGGATAATCTGGGTGGGGAGAAGGAACTGGAGCCTGCTGAAGAGGAATGTCTGTCTGGCTGCTGTCATGGCAGTCTACTCTACAGTGTGGCATCAAAGTAATCAAGCAAGATTGGAGGGCATTGTTTTGAGACCGAGCATTGTCATTCACCAGATTCAGCAATGCCTCAAATTAAGAATGATTAGGTGTAAGATTGTAACAAGTGTAGATGCAAACTGGATGGCTTCTATAATGTAG